The Chloroflexota bacterium genome window below encodes:
- a CDS encoding hydroxymethylglutaryl-CoA reductase, degradative: MKAKNSRLQGFYQLSPLDRLQAVGAFDGLNNDDLRALHGAGSLTIERADKMIENVVGTYSLPLGIATNFQINRKDTLIPMVVEEPSIVAGASFAAKLAREGGGFTTSSTESLMIGQIQLVHIADHAAASEIILRNKADLLAIANRQSTSLVALGGGAKDVEVHSFPASPMGPMLVVHLIVDCLDAMGANAINAMAEAVAPRLEALTGGRAYLRILSNLSDRRLATARCVIPARALDRSDLRGEDVIEGILWAYAFAAVDPYRATTHNKGILNGIDPVLLATGQDWRAIESGAHAYAARDGRYTSLTTWEQDAEGNLVGTLTMPLAVGIVGGAVKVHPTAAAALKLLNVSSARELAEVCVCAGLASNLAAMRALATEGIQRGHMSLHARQIAMSAGAPPALVEEVAERLIAERCIKPARAAEIVREMHELFALQRIEVGVPC, translated from the coding sequence ATGAAAGCAAAAAATAGCCGTTTACAAGGATTCTACCAACTTTCGCCGCTCGATCGTTTGCAAGCCGTGGGGGCTTTCGATGGCTTGAATAACGATGATTTGCGAGCGTTACATGGCGCTGGCAGTTTAACCATCGAACGCGCCGATAAAATGATTGAAAATGTGGTTGGAACCTATAGCTTGCCCTTAGGCATTGCTACCAACTTCCAAATTAATCGCAAAGATACCTTGATTCCGATGGTTGTTGAAGAACCATCAATCGTGGCTGGGGCTTCGTTTGCGGCTAAATTGGCTCGCGAAGGCGGCGGGTTTACCACCAGCAGCACCGAATCATTGATGATTGGTCAAATTCAACTTGTGCATATCGCCGATCACGCGGCAGCCAGCGAAATTATTTTGCGCAATAAAGCTGATTTGCTGGCAATCGCCAACCGTCAAAGTACCTCGTTGGTGGCCTTGGGTGGTGGTGCCAAAGATGTTGAAGTGCATTCATTCCCTGCTAGCCCAATGGGGCCGATGTTGGTGGTGCACTTAATCGTCGATTGTTTGGATGCAATGGGTGCAAATGCGATCAACGCAATGGCTGAGGCAGTTGCCCCACGGCTCGAAGCATTAACTGGCGGTCGTGCCTACTTGCGCATTCTCTCGAACTTGAGCGATCGGCGTTTGGCAACTGCCCGTTGTGTTATTCCGGCTCGCGCCTTGGATCGTTCGGACTTGCGCGGTGAAGATGTGATCGAGGGGATTTTGTGGGCCTATGCCTTCGCTGCTGTTGATCCCTATCGCGCTACTACCCATAACAAAGGCATTTTGAACGGCATCGATCCGGTGTTGTTGGCAACAGGCCAAGATTGGCGGGCAATCGAATCGGGTGCGCATGCTTACGCTGCTCGTGATGGTCGCTATACCTCATTGACCACTTGGGAACAAGATGCTGAAGGCAATTTGGTTGGCACATTGACCATGCCGTTGGCAGTTGGAATTGTGGGTGGGGCAGTTAAGGTGCATCCAACGGCGGCGGCGGCCTTGAAGTTGTTGAATGTTAGTTCAGCTCGCGAATTGGCTGAAGTGTGTGTCTGTGCTGGTTTGGCCTCAAACTTGGCAGCAATGCGGGCTTTGGCAACCGAAGGCATTCAGCGTGGCCATATGAGCTTGCATGCTCGTCAAATTGCCATGAGTGCTGGGGCACCACCAGCCTTGGTCGAAGAAGTGGCCGAGCGTTTGATTGCTGAACGTTGCATCAAGCCAGCCCGCGCCGCCGAAATTGTGCGCGAAATGCACGAGCTGTTCGCCTTGCAACGGATTGAGGTTGGAGTTCCCTGCTAA
- the hemA gene encoding glutamyl-tRNA reductase yields MQLVVVGAHQRTAPISIRERIAFAEADLAQALSSLRQIAVEGFILSTCNRVELYALVEEADGGRSLRQFLAQQRSIDLDELMPHVYTYLDEDAVRHLFRVASGLDSMALGEAQILSQIKTAYNAAQQTELLGTTMHRLIQAALTTGKLVRTETQLAHAQLSVVSVGLSLARQHLDLTDRSVVIIGAGRTGELALKHYLEYTSNITVLSRTFERAARLAEHHKVAAKPISELSAVLQASDVVISCTSSPELMLDFEQAQALQAQRQRQWVLLDLAVPRDIDRHVGALPEVWLYDVDDMQAICERNRASKAAEVAGAEAIVERELIKWQEWWLTQAVLPTIRALRAHAEAIRLAELERTLARLDLSEQQQQAVSALTSAIINKLLHQPMRAIKDTAASPQLAHAAQQLFRLDFEAI; encoded by the coding sequence GTGCAACTGGTGGTTGTGGGGGCACATCAACGCACGGCCCCAATTTCAATTCGCGAGCGAATCGCCTTTGCCGAGGCCGATTTAGCTCAAGCTCTGAGCAGCCTACGCCAGATCGCCGTTGAGGGCTTTATTCTCTCAACCTGCAATCGGGTGGAGTTGTATGCCTTGGTCGAAGAAGCCGACGGCGGGCGTTCATTGCGCCAATTTTTGGCTCAGCAGCGCTCAATCGATCTCGATGAACTCATGCCGCATGTCTATACCTATCTCGATGAGGATGCTGTGCGCCATTTGTTTCGGGTGGCTTCAGGCCTCGATTCGATGGCGCTGGGCGAAGCTCAAATTTTGAGCCAAATCAAAACAGCCTATAACGCGGCCCAACAAACCGAGTTGCTGGGCACAACCATGCATCGATTGATTCAGGCTGCCTTGACCACGGGTAAGTTGGTACGCACCGAAACGCAATTGGCCCATGCTCAATTATCAGTCGTTTCGGTTGGCCTTAGCCTTGCCCGTCAACACCTCGATCTCACTGATCGTTCAGTGGTGATTATCGGAGCTGGCCGCACTGGCGAGTTGGCGCTCAAACATTATTTGGAATATACCAGTAACATCACTGTGCTAAGCCGCACATTTGAACGAGCAGCGCGTTTGGCGGAGCATCATAAGGTTGCAGCCAAGCCAATCAGCGAACTTTCGGCAGTGTTGCAGGCCAGCGATGTGGTGATTAGCTGTACGTCATCGCCTGAATTGATGCTGGATTTCGAACAAGCGCAAGCCTTGCAAGCGCAACGCCAACGCCAATGGGTACTGCTCGATTTGGCCGTGCCCCGCGATATTGATCGCCATGTTGGGGCATTACCCGAGGTTTGGCTCTACGATGTCGATGATATGCAGGCAATCTGCGAACGCAATCGGGCTAGCAAAGCTGCCGAAGTTGCCGGAGCCGAGGCGATTGTCGAACGCGAGCTGATCAAATGGCAGGAATGGTGGCTAACTCAGGCTGTTTTGCCAACGATTCGCGCCTTGCGTGCGCACGCCGAGGCAATTCGTTTAGCCGAGCTTGAACGCACGCTCGCCCGTTTGGATCTTTCTGAGCAGCAGCAGCAAGCAGTTTCCGCCCTGACCAGCGCGATTATCAATAAATTATTACATCAACCAATGCGGGCGATTAAAGATACTGCGGCCAGCCCACAGTTGGCCCACGCCGCCCAGCAATTATTCCGCCTCGATTTTGAGGCAATCTAA
- a CDS encoding GNAT family N-acetyltransferase: MTLATISSTTPRLTVKCATTSAEIEQALRLRYRVFVEEANNSRLWNDHGLEYDVFDQWCDHLLVIDQNCDQVVGTYRLLPGERALANQGFYSQTEFDLAKFSHLANALELGRSCIAADYRGTRAIQMLWGGIANYLAERPHSHLIGCASMNHDELPDVSALYSMLRQHNVITDRYNVQPLASHRMADLRCLPMTCSEREMVRRLPPLIKGYRWMGAELAGEPAYDPLFHTTDFFVVFETSQMTKRYQRHFASSYQATA; encoded by the coding sequence ATGACGCTTGCAACGATCAGCAGCACGACCCCACGTTTAACGGTTAAGTGTGCCACGACGAGCGCCGAAATTGAGCAAGCCCTGCGCTTGCGCTATCGCGTTTTTGTTGAAGAAGCCAATAACTCGCGACTTTGGAACGACCATGGGCTTGAATATGATGTGTTTGATCAATGGTGCGACCATCTCTTAGTTATCGACCAAAATTGTGACCAAGTAGTGGGCACTTATCGTTTGTTGCCTGGCGAGCGTGCTTTAGCCAATCAAGGCTTTTATTCGCAAACCGAATTTGATCTTGCCAAATTTAGCCATTTAGCCAATGCCTTGGAGCTTGGCCGCAGTTGTATCGCCGCCGATTATCGTGGTACACGCGCCATTCAAATGCTCTGGGGCGGGATTGCCAACTACCTCGCTGAGCGCCCACATAGCCATTTGATTGGCTGCGCCAGCATGAACCACGATGAATTGCCTGATGTAAGTGCCTTATATAGTATGCTGCGCCAGCATAATGTGATTACTGATCGGTATAACGTGCAGCCTTTAGCCAGCCATCGTATGGCCGATTTGCGCTGTTTGCCCATGACTTGTAGCGAGCGTGAAATGGTACGGCGCTTGCCACCATTAATTAAAGGCTATCGTTGGATGGGCGCTGAATTGGCGGGCGAGCCAGCCTATGATCCTTTATTCCATACCACCGATTTTTTTGTAGTATTTGAAACCAGCCAAATGACCAAGCGCTATCAACGCCATTTTGCCAGCTCGTATCAAGCGACAGCATGA
- the hemE gene encoding uroporphyrinogen decarboxylase, which translates to MQDRFLRACRREAVDATPVWFMRQAGRALPEYRAIREQYGFMDICYQPELCAEVTLQPVRRLGVDAAIMFADIMTPLIATGVGVDLVESIGPVVANPIRTMADVSRIRPIEPEVDVPYISKSIHLLKAELGQTPLIGFAGAPFTLAAYLVEGKGSKNFLNTKALMYGSPNVWNTLMERLADLTISYLRVKIAAGVDALQLFDSWVGCLSPHDYATFVQPYTARILKTLREETNIPLIHFGTNTTNLLPLMRNDGGSVLGADWRIPIDEAWELIGDDKAIQGNLDPAVLLGPWEYVREQAADILRRVNRRPGHIFNLGHGIHPQTPVANLERLVAFIHERA; encoded by the coding sequence ATGCAAGATCGATTTTTGCGAGCCTGTCGGCGCGAAGCTGTGGATGCCACCCCAGTTTGGTTTATGCGTCAGGCTGGCCGTGCGCTGCCCGAATACCGTGCCATCCGTGAGCAATATGGCTTTATGGATATTTGCTATCAGCCCGAATTGTGTGCTGAAGTAACCTTGCAGCCAGTGCGCCGTTTGGGCGTTGATGCAGCAATTATGTTTGCCGATATTATGACCCCGCTGATTGCGACTGGGGTGGGCGTTGATTTGGTTGAAAGCATCGGCCCTGTGGTTGCCAACCCGATTCGCACGATGGCCGATGTTAGCCGCATTCGACCAATTGAGCCAGAAGTTGATGTGCCTTACATCAGCAAATCGATTCATTTGCTCAAAGCTGAGTTGGGCCAAACGCCCTTAATCGGCTTTGCTGGCGCACCATTTACCTTGGCAGCCTACTTAGTCGAAGGCAAAGGCTCGAAGAATTTTCTGAATACCAAAGCGCTCATGTATGGCAGCCCCAACGTGTGGAACACCCTGATGGAGCGCTTAGCTGACCTGACGATCAGTTATTTGCGGGTGAAAATTGCGGCTGGGGTTGATGCGCTGCAACTGTTTGATAGCTGGGTTGGCTGTTTAAGCCCCCACGATTATGCAACCTTTGTGCAACCTTATACCGCCCGCATTTTGAAAACCCTGCGTGAAGAAACCAATATTCCATTAATTCACTTTGGCACCAACACCACCAACCTTTTGCCCTTGATGCGCAACGATGGTGGCTCAGTGCTGGGAGCCGATTGGCGAATTCCAATCGACGAGGCTTGGGAACTAATTGGTGATGACAAAGCGATCCAAGGCAATCTTGATCCGGCGGTTTTGCTGGGGCCATGGGAATATGTGCGCGAACAAGCCGCCGATATTTTGCGCCGCGTCAATCGCCGCCCTGGCCATATTTTCAATCTTGGTCATGGCATTCACCCGCAAACTCCAGTTGCTAATCTCGAACGATTGGTAGCGTTTATTCACGAAAGAGCATAG
- a CDS encoding S8 family peptidase — protein MQRTVRMGLLLLLAFGLMPLIQRPAQAATLDDQIIADEILVTFNDGYRVSANGAFFEGSKALKNGLGIGPLVSTQALDGAGQVAMLKLPAGTNGDAKIAQLLKNPAVRYAEYNAVREILVDPNDEYYTEQWGLPKIGANAAWDMTQGNSLVIAIIDTGVSPTHPDLAGHVLPGYNALQNNNNSQDDQGHGTAMAGIAAALTNNGQGVAGVCWNCQILPVKVLNSRGQGTSADIVEGMYWAVDNGARIISMSLGGPRGTQAEQDAVNYIYSKNIPLFASSGNSGDEGNPRMYPAAFDHVIAVGATSIDDRVANFSSYGDYVDIAAPGVDIVTTGWDRGDGYEIGSGTSPACPFVAATAALALSVWPELSVDQIEKLITGSAVDIMTPGKDVYSGFGRLDTYKTVQNAVLRTIPGEPQPQPPAPPAPQPPTPQPQPGNPAFVPVGAPPLPAPVGEVYFPETGHNLRGEFKNYWDRNGGLAVFGFPISEEFTEQTPEGSFTVQYFERQRFEFHPEKAAPYNVLLGRLGDAVLRDRGDDWSNFPKTGPENGCIYFDQTQHKICGEFRKYWENNGLNDPALSKYDRSLQLFGLPLSEPTTETNRDGATVTTQWFERGRFEYHEGQGVLLGLLAKEYANNRSWR, from the coding sequence ATGCAACGAACCGTTCGCATGGGCTTGCTACTGTTGTTGGCTTTTGGATTAATGCCCTTGATTCAACGCCCAGCGCAGGCAGCGACCCTCGATGATCAGATTATTGCCGATGAAATTCTGGTAACGTTTAATGATGGCTATCGTGTCAGTGCGAATGGGGCATTCTTCGAAGGTTCTAAGGCATTGAAAAATGGGCTAGGCATTGGGCCGTTGGTCTCGACCCAAGCACTTGATGGCGCTGGTCAAGTGGCAATGCTGAAACTTCCGGCAGGCACGAATGGCGATGCCAAAATTGCCCAATTGCTCAAAAATCCCGCAGTACGCTATGCCGAATACAATGCTGTGCGTGAGATTTTGGTCGATCCCAATGATGAATATTACACCGAACAATGGGGCTTGCCCAAGATTGGCGCTAATGCTGCTTGGGATATGACCCAAGGCAACAGTTTGGTGATTGCCATTATTGATACTGGTGTTTCACCAACCCACCCCGATTTGGCTGGCCATGTGTTGCCTGGCTACAATGCCTTGCAAAATAATAACAATAGCCAAGATGATCAAGGCCACGGTACCGCCATGGCTGGGATTGCCGCTGCCCTAACCAATAATGGTCAAGGTGTAGCTGGAGTTTGTTGGAACTGCCAAATCTTGCCAGTCAAAGTGCTGAACAGTCGTGGTCAAGGCACTTCGGCAGATATTGTCGAAGGCATGTATTGGGCTGTTGATAATGGTGCACGGATCATTAGTATGAGTTTGGGTGGCCCACGGGGCACGCAAGCCGAACAAGATGCAGTCAATTACATTTATAGCAAAAATATTCCACTGTTTGCCTCATCCGGCAATTCGGGCGATGAAGGCAATCCTCGGATGTATCCAGCCGCCTTTGATCATGTGATTGCGGTTGGAGCCACGTCAATCGATGATCGGGTTGCAAACTTCTCGTCATATGGCGATTATGTTGATATTGCTGCTCCAGGCGTAGATATTGTGACGACTGGTTGGGATCGTGGTGATGGCTATGAAATTGGTAGCGGTACATCGCCAGCCTGTCCGTTTGTGGCTGCCACGGCGGCTTTGGCGTTGAGTGTTTGGCCTGAACTTTCAGTCGATCAAATTGAAAAGTTGATTACTGGTAGTGCCGTTGATATTATGACTCCTGGCAAGGATGTTTATAGTGGTTTTGGCCGACTGGATACCTATAAGACCGTGCAAAATGCTGTTTTGCGCACGATTCCAGGCGAACCACAACCGCAACCACCAGCTCCGCCAGCGCCGCAGCCACCAACTCCACAACCACAACCAGGTAATCCGGCGTTTGTGCCTGTGGGAGCGCCCCCGTTGCCTGCACCTGTCGGCGAAGTCTATTTCCCCGAAACTGGCCATAACTTGCGTGGCGAGTTCAAAAACTACTGGGATCGTAATGGTGGCTTGGCGGTCTTTGGTTTCCCAATTAGCGAAGAATTTACCGAACAAACCCCTGAAGGTTCGTTTACGGTGCAATACTTCGAACGCCAACGCTTTGAATTTCACCCTGAAAAAGCTGCACCTTACAACGTATTGCTGGGTCGCTTAGGCGATGCTGTGCTGCGGGATCGCGGCGACGATTGGTCTAACTTCCCCAAAACTGGGCCAGAAAATGGCTGTATCTATTTCGATCAAACCCAGCATAAGATTTGTGGCGAGTTCCGCAAATATTGGGAAAACAATGGGCTGAATGATCCTGCTTTGAGCAAATATGATCGCAGCTTGCAATTGTTTGGTTTGCCATTATCGGAGCCAACTACTGAAACCAATCGCGATGGAGCAACCGTCACGACCCAATGGTTTGAACGCGGGCGCTTTGAGTATCACGAAGGTCAAGGTGTGCTGTTAGGTTTGTTGGCCAAAGAATATGCCAACAATCGCAGTTGGCGCTAA
- a CDS encoding chlorite dismutase family protein: protein MEDVKLPNSTEGQLFVQYTTFKAAPEWRRLPAAAREDLREQFAQVVEEAYPSIVTYAYSTIGFKLNSDLLLWRKGTSPIAMQEMTSRLLQTGIGAYFEQTNLYFGFTRPSNYTKRPTTQEQAIDLEDREPYLIVYPFTKTKEWYLMSRDARQGMMNEHIRVGHEYADVRQVLLYTTGIDDHEFIVAYETDSLPRFEELVIALRSTEARRYTLNDTPIITGVNRPIREALAMI from the coding sequence ATGGAAGACGTTAAATTGCCAAATTCCACCGAAGGCCAATTGTTTGTTCAATACACCACTTTCAAGGCTGCCCCCGAATGGCGACGCTTGCCCGCCGCAGCCCGCGAAGATTTGCGCGAACAATTCGCCCAAGTGGTCGAAGAGGCCTATCCTTCAATTGTGACCTATGCCTATAGCACAATTGGCTTTAAGCTCAACTCCGATTTGTTGCTGTGGCGCAAGGGTACGTCGCCAATCGCCATGCAAGAAATGACCAGCCGCTTGCTGCAAACTGGCATCGGCGCTTATTTTGAGCAAACCAACCTCTATTTTGGCTTTACTCGGCCTTCCAACTACACCAAACGCCCCACGACCCAAGAACAAGCGATCGACCTCGAAGATCGCGAACCCTATTTGATCGTTTATCCCTTTACCAAAACCAAAGAATGGTATTTGATGAGCCGCGATGCCCGCCAAGGCATGATGAATGAACACATTCGCGTCGGCCACGAGTATGCCGATGTACGCCAAGTGTTGCTCTACACCACTGGCATCGATGATCATGAATTTATTGTGGCCTATGAAACCGATAGCTTGCCACGCTTTGAAGAATTGGTAATTGCGCTGCGCTCAACCGAAGCTCGCCGCTACACCCTCAACGATACGCCAATCATCACTGGGGTCAATCGGCCAATTCGCGAAGCCCTAGCCATGATTTAG
- the accD gene encoding acetyl-CoA carboxylase, carboxyltransferase subunit beta, producing MKDFFRRAPLPFTSSRREQQIPDNVWAKCANCGELTYQKQFNDALKVCPKCSYHSRISSREWIEVLADADSFVEYDADLQGIDILGFVSPKDNYEAKLAATSERTGTNDVVMSGSASIEGLPFEIAACNFEFMGGSMGSVFGEKVARAVERAADRGVPVLTINASGGARMHEGIFALMQMAKVSVALTRLARMRQPHISLLVDPCYGGVSASYASVADIILAEPGANIGFAGRRVIEQTIRQKLPPNFQTAEFFLEHGMIDAVVPRSDMRATIGRLLRLYQRPVSSADHREHVVAGHQ from the coding sequence TTGAAAGATTTTTTTCGGCGTGCGCCGTTACCCTTCACGTCTTCGCGGCGTGAGCAACAAATACCAGATAATGTGTGGGCCAAATGCGCCAATTGTGGCGAATTGACCTATCAAAAACAATTCAATGATGCCTTAAAAGTCTGTCCAAAATGCAGCTATCACTCGCGGATTAGCTCACGCGAATGGATTGAAGTTTTGGCTGATGCTGATTCATTCGTCGAATATGATGCTGATCTACAAGGGATCGACATTTTGGGCTTTGTTAGCCCCAAAGATAATTACGAAGCGAAATTGGCTGCCACCAGCGAACGCACTGGCACTAACGATGTTGTGATGAGCGGTAGCGCCAGCATCGAAGGCTTGCCATTTGAAATCGCAGCCTGTAATTTTGAATTTATGGGCGGCTCGATGGGCAGCGTCTTTGGCGAAAAAGTGGCGCGAGCAGTTGAACGCGCTGCCGATCGCGGCGTGCCTGTGCTGACGATCAATGCTTCGGGTGGCGCTCGCATGCACGAAGGGATTTTTGCCCTGATGCAAATGGCCAAAGTTTCGGTCGCGCTCACGCGCTTGGCTCGCATGCGTCAGCCCCATATCTCGCTCTTGGTTGACCCTTGCTATGGTGGGGTTTCAGCCTCGTATGCCTCAGTTGCCGATATTATTTTGGCCGAGCCAGGTGCGAATATTGGCTTTGCTGGGCGACGGGTGATCGAGCAAACGATTCGCCAAAAATTGCCACCAAACTTCCAAACCGCAGAATTTTTCCTTGAACATGGCATGATCGATGCAGTTGTGCCACGCTCGGACATGCGGGCAACCATCGGGCGTTTGTTGCGCCTGTATCAACGCCCCGTATCATCGGCTGATCATCGCGAACATGTCGTAGCGGGCCACCAATAA
- the hemH gene encoding ferrochelatase, producing MSAKTAVLLMAYGTPNRIDEVEQYYINVRGGRMPTPEQVENLSARYRAVGGHTPLTTLTKSVTDQLQAQLDAEFPGQYQVYFGMKYWHPLIPDVVKQIHADGINKIIGLALAPHYSKISIGGYQKQVDRANEEFNTNIELTMINSWQEQPKFRNLIASRISEALAQFPADVRDQVTVLFSAHSLPQRVLAWGDPYPDELLGSAKGIAEMLELPDWRFTYQSQGETGEPWLGPDVLDTLAELAAEGKKYVLQVPFGFVCDHLEILYDIDIEGKHKANELGLQLERIRLLNDDPAFVDLLKTVVTGQ from the coding sequence ATGTCAGCCAAAACAGCAGTCTTGCTGATGGCCTATGGCACACCCAATCGCATCGATGAAGTTGAACAATACTACATCAATGTGCGTGGTGGCCGTATGCCAACGCCTGAGCAGGTCGAAAATCTCTCAGCTCGCTATCGAGCAGTTGGTGGGCATACCCCACTGACCACATTAACCAAATCGGTGACCGATCAATTGCAAGCCCAACTTGATGCCGAATTTCCAGGCCAATATCAGGTTTATTTTGGCATGAAATATTGGCATCCATTAATTCCTGATGTGGTCAAGCAAATTCATGCTGATGGTATTAACAAGATAATTGGGCTTGCGCTCGCGCCGCATTATTCCAAAATCAGCATCGGCGGCTATCAAAAACAAGTCGATCGCGCTAACGAAGAATTTAACACCAACATCGAATTAACCATGATCAATAGCTGGCAAGAGCAGCCAAAGTTTCGCAATTTAATTGCGAGCCGGATCAGCGAGGCCTTAGCTCAATTTCCTGCCGATGTGCGCGATCAAGTGACGGTGTTGTTTAGCGCTCATAGTTTGCCGCAACGGGTTTTGGCATGGGGCGATCCCTATCCTGATGAGTTGTTGGGTAGCGCCAAAGGCATTGCCGAAATGCTCGAATTGCCAGATTGGCGCTTTACCTATCAAAGCCAAGGCGAAACTGGCGAACCATGGCTTGGGCCTGATGTGCTCGATACCTTGGCCGAATTGGCGGCTGAAGGCAAAAAATATGTGCTGCAAGTGCCATTTGGCTTTGTTTGCGACCACCTCGAAATTCTTTACGATATTGATATCGAGGGCAAGCACAAAGCCAACGAATTAGGCTTACAACTTGAGCGCATTCGGCTGCTCAACGATGATCCAGCCTTCGTCGATTTGCTCAAAACCGTTGTAACTGGCCAATAA
- a CDS encoding acetyl-CoA carboxylase carboxyltransferase subunit alpha: MTTLTELLPWDKVQIARNPQRPRTLDYIRVLCEDFFELRGDRHHGDDQALVCGISKIDGRSVAIIGHQKGSDTKENVRRNFGSPHPEGYRKALRVMEHAKKFNMPILTLIDTAGAHPSMAAEERGQAEAIARNLLVMADLPVPIIATVIGEGGSGGALAIGVADRLLMLEHAVYSVASPEASAAILWRDSSKASEAAKAMKITAQDLHSFGIADTIIPEPEGGAHMDVPVILQAVASALREQITTLSALTIDQLLEQRYAKYRAIGRFRQAQTTLVEG, translated from the coding sequence GTGACAACGTTAACTGAGTTATTGCCTTGGGATAAGGTGCAAATCGCCCGTAATCCCCAACGCCCACGTACCCTTGATTATATTCGGGTGCTGTGTGAAGATTTTTTTGAACTCCGTGGTGATCGCCATCATGGTGATGATCAGGCGCTGGTCTGTGGTATAAGCAAAATCGATGGCCGCAGCGTGGCGATCATCGGCCATCAAAAGGGCAGCGACACCAAAGAGAACGTTCGGCGCAACTTCGGCTCACCGCACCCTGAAGGCTATCGCAAGGCCTTGCGGGTAATGGAGCATGCCAAAAAATTCAACATGCCGATTTTGACGTTAATTGATACTGCTGGCGCACACCCAAGCATGGCCGCCGAAGAACGCGGCCAAGCCGAAGCCATCGCCCGTAATTTATTGGTTATGGCCGATTTGCCAGTGCCAATTATTGCGACCGTGATCGGCGAAGGCGGCTCTGGGGGCGCTTTGGCGATCGGGGTTGCCGACCGTTTGTTGATGCTTGAGCATGCTGTCTATTCGGTGGCTTCGCCTGAAGCCAGTGCCGCAATTCTCTGGCGCGATTCGAGTAAAGCCTCGGAAGCTGCCAAAGCCATGAAAATCACAGCCCAAGATCTCCACAGCTTTGGCATTGCTGATACCATTATTCCCGAGCCAGAGGGTGGGGCGCATATGGATGTGCCAGTAATTTTACAAGCAGTTGCGAGCGCACTCCGTGAGCAAATTACGACCCTGAGTGCCCTAACAATCGATCAATTGCTTGAACAGCGCTATGCTAAATATCGGGCGATTGGGCGCTTTCGCCAAGCTCAAACCACGCTTGTCGAAGGCTAG
- a CDS encoding helix-turn-helix domain-containing protein, which yields MTELSIDIDPEWLSLSEASDLLGAAPSTVRRWGDAGLVPTKRTLGGHRRFQRAAVERMVNQQQPDHTPVPELGQTRHWHLDTRELMGQGWHARFDTNPTTERMRGLGQRLFGMLMQYVNSNDLDERILAEAKAVGATYGREAREMGVSMHDTVEAFLFFRRAFAQLAKPQSVRPIDVATVVELRTRLDLFMDATLLGTIEGFEQAGS from the coding sequence ATGACAGAATTAAGCATCGACATCGACCCAGAATGGCTTTCATTGAGCGAGGCCAGCGATTTACTCGGCGCAGCACCTTCGACGGTGCGGCGTTGGGGCGACGCTGGTTTGGTACCAACCAAACGCACGCTTGGCGGCCATCGCCGTTTTCAGCGGGCAGCGGTTGAGCGCATGGTCAATCAGCAACAGCCCGATCATACGCCAGTGCCTGAATTAGGCCAAACCCGCCATTGGCATCTCGATACTCGCGAGTTGATGGGCCAAGGTTGGCACGCTCGTTTTGACACCAACCCAACCACCGAGCGCATGCGTGGCTTAGGCCAACGTTTGTTTGGCATGTTGATGCAATATGTCAATAGCAACGATCTTGATGAGCGCATCTTGGCCGAGGCCAAAGCTGTTGGGGCTACCTATGGGCGCGAAGCTCGCGAAATGGGAGTCTCGATGCACGATACAGTCGAGGCCTTTTTGTTTTTTCGGCGGGCGTTTGCCCAGTTGGCCAAGCCACAATCGGTCCGTCCAATCGATGTGGCAACCGTCGTAGAACTGCGGACACGCCTCGATTTGTTTATGGATGCAACGCTGCTCGGAACAATCGAAGGTTTTGAACAAGCAGGCTCGTAA